The segment atcttgcgaccggaagtgaattttgaaaaaatgaaaaaaggcctcgaggtaccatcgttctctataatctgtgaaagtttcaggaaaatccatccaacggtctcggagatgaaaggggaaaaaaaaaataataaacagtagaatcactaggtcttccgttggtaactgaagaccttaataaacagtagaatcactagaaggtcttccgttggtaacggaagaccttaataaacagtaaaatcactataaggtcttccgtctggaacggaagaccttaataagaagaaacagtagaatcactataagtcttccgtgaagaacggaagaccttaataataataataagaaacagtagaatcactataaggtcttccgtgaagaacggaagaccttaactagaaaTTATCTCATTGCGAtcaacgaataggtcttccgtccaattccTGATGAGATATGATCTTGACTGGGAGAATTcaattagtgaagaacgactatacatgaaagaaataaacagtGAAACAAGTAAGAcatgatttatcaattataaacaatttcggttttgtttcattcactttcgagtatctcgggagtccataaaacgactaaaaattccacATTGACCGCgtaggaacccacactaaagatttccatgaaaaatactgattttggcgacaacttccggtttccaacaaccaacttccggtggaaatggCATGACTTTTTACACTTTatcaaataatgttatgagcattagaatttagaaaaatgaaaaattacatatttttaaggtaCTTCCGGTGGATGACGAAAGTGACGGCAGCAAAATTGAAACacgtatgtcacatctacaCATCATAAACTAACATTCCtcaaagtttcaagactcaatctttgactatttatgagaaaacgtttgcctggagagagaaaaaaacccggAAATCGTAGACATTTAAGGAACGGAAGTGAATTGGAAAAAACAATAATTCACTATACTCTAAAGgtggataatgtcaattatacatgtgaaaatcatatcatacacttgatttataagcgagagatatgatagcaaagaagTAAccatttttcgaagtttttctctaaaaaccggaagttgctggttaaagtTCCGTTAAgtgtaacattttctgaaacgccgaaagagacctaattaatctatacaagttttgtttcaaaagcataaatttgaaatttgacgtttcttttgttcatttccggtgacgaccggaattGACGGATCGCAATGATAAACAACTTTACAgggctacaagtcaccatctatcatccctgaaagtttgaagactcaatctttaaccgtttatgagaaaacgccgaaacaaaatgtcatttgaaaaacagaaattcggccgtaacttgcgaccagaagtgaattttgaaatagtgttaAAGGGTACCCTAGatatggataatgtcaataatatctgtaaatattgtattaaaAAGTTGGTAAATATGtgagatatacgaggacaaagagAAACCATTTTTCCGAAGTTTTTCTcgaaaaaccggaagttgctggttaaacttccggtaagtctaacattttttgaaacgcagaaagagacctaattaatctatgcaagttttgttttaaaagcataaatttgaaatttgaagtttgttttgttCACTTAACGGATCGCAATGAAAAACCTTCTGTTTTTGTTGaagtgaatttattttctcCTTTTTCTCTATTGGCAGTTTAATTCTAAGAGTCATTTTCCCCTTTGTTTCTctactattgattttgtttttgtcagatgttgataaattttctcttttatttctTCTTCCTGAGGATTCTCTaatgttgattttgtttttgtcagatgttgataaattttctcttttatttctTCTTCCTAAGGATTCTCTaatgttgattttgtttttcgCAGATGTTGATAAATTTTCTCTTTTGTTTCTTCTGCCTGAGGATTCTCTaatgttgattttgtttttctcagATGTTGATGAATTTTCTCTTTTGTTTCTTCTGCCTGAGGTTTCCCTTAGATTTGTTCCTTTTTTTGTTCTGTTGAATAGTTGTGTCTTATATTCTTCCTTCCTTTTGTTTctctttttattatttcatcTTTCTGACTTGGTGTCAATTTTTTTCTAGTACTTCTCCTCAAAATTGTCTCCCTTTCATTTCTGATATTGATTTCATTTGTTGACATTAAATTTTGTCTCTTTCTTCTGTTAGTGGATTCTTTTTCCTTCATTTGGACTTTTTGTTTCATGGACATCTTTGCTCTCatttttctctttctctctctttcaatTTTTCTTCCCAATTCCTCTTTTGCATTTAAAGttttgcttatgggatttattaagtggtttttattttcatcatattttGGTTTTTTAACAGGAAGTTGGCAATTTTGTGTATCTTCCTCTGCTAATTTTCTCTTGTTATTCAATTTTCTACCAGTGTCTTTGATGCTAATTTCAGACATTTCTTTCCTAGATTGttgtttaattttcttatttttatcaCTTGTAACTCTTTGGGTGATTGACTGCCTCTTCTTTCTTGGTCCTGGATTGCTCTCAACACCAGCAATAATCAAAAGTATTTGTATCACAAAATGATACTATTCTCTGATAttgaatgaaatgaattgaaaacatctggaaattaaaaaaaaatccttttgaTAATTGCTACTGCATCATATCTTTACAACATCATTATATGAGGctacatttgaaatatttttttatccGGTGGGGATCCAGGTGAGAATAAGTGCTCATTATGttttgcttgtcataagagttGACTAAATGGGGTAGTCCTTTTgataagaccacaaaaaccaagccccatgtcaaagcaggtgtggcacaataaagatccctccttgctcaaaggctaTACCTggtgagcataggcctaaattttgcagcccttcacacgCAATAGtgccgtctccatatgagttgaaatattctcaagagggacataaaATTTGGATGTAAAGagctacattaaaatttaaatattttgatagtttgacattttttcttgcAGAAGAAGAAATCTATTGCTGTAATACAcagatattaataaaaattgtcatttggTGTTGAGACAAATTgcaattttaaatatttacctTTTGATCTTCATCGTCAATCTTTTTAGATTTcttcaaaataataatgatatagtGGTATTCATTGtctaaaaaattgaaaaaagaattCAATCATTGGTCAGGACTATACAGTATTAAATGTAACAGGGACCATTACAGTTGTTCTCCAAATAAATGCCTATCTCTAAAATGGTACACTATTACTTAAAAGCATGTCATTTAAACATGTCAATCAGacatcagcacacgtgcatgtcCTTAAATTTATCAAGtctcccaaacaaagtttggagacttattgtttttaCTCAGTTCTTGATAAGGTTTTCCGTCTCCATGGAAGACCTTGTTATTCTGTTGTATCTTTACCTATTTTATTAGTTTTATTAGTTCCCTACCAATGAAGTCAAAGGGCACTTAAGATTTGCACTTTGCCATCTGTCTCTCTGTATGTCAGTCCGGTTAATCAGTTTTCTGCAGtttttacctcacctgagctgaaagctcaagtgaacttttctgatcacctgttgtccattgtctgtctgtctgtttgtccgaCCAtttgtccatctgtaaactttttacatttgtagcttcttttccagaaccacagggccaatttcaaccaaacttggccaaaaacatccttaggtgaaggacATGCTTATaatgcagatgtgcatattcccattaaaaattctgattcagtattttttctgggagttccttttgaacttagaattttgagctCGTCTGTCTTGTTCTTTTCAGTGAAACTTCTCTGAGACTGTTCAACAGAATattgtgaaactttgtagttgataagggcacactgtgtagatgtgcatattcccaaaaaattctgattcaataattttactGAGAGTTATGCCCCTACTGAAGTTAGAATTTTGaacccgtctgtcctgttcttgcagtaatgcatagcattaaaTTACCATTCaatatgtgaggcattgtcaagcaatgttggagcgtggggtatgtgagttTGCTCACCCCTTTCTTTTATTAGTGAATAATACCGAAATTAAAGATGTATgtaatttcaacactttacattcGGCATATGCCTGCCatgttgtttgtttattgtaatttgcATACTCAACAAATCATAGAAAAGCTTTGAATGAAGATCGTTGAAATCTAAGTGCACTTGTGAGCGATTTGAATTGATGTTACATAGCATATAAACGCAACCATTTAAGAATATCAGATTAATgcgttgaaataaaaaaaaatattattaagaTTATTATAGATGAATACAATTTCCCCAGACTGCACCAATTTGAATAGTAGGTCGGCCGCCAACCCCAAATAAATAGAATGTTATTTTGGAACAGACAGACACGATGGTCATGCCATAATATGTttattaaacaagatgtgtttgtgaaacacaaatgccgccaataatggccaattctaaagatggtcaatgtcacaaggacaaatatcttggtaccagctAGTAGAAttatcttgtcacaagaaatgctcttgtgcaatatgaaagctctaatataaatttaccatttagaagttatgacgaatgtaaaaaaaattttaaaagtaggtcaaactccaaggtcaaggtcacaggctCCAAAATGTTGGACaaaaaaaaaggtcttgtcacaaggaatacttgtGTGAAATATCACCACTCTTGTACTTAAtactgttcaaatgttattagcaaggttaaattttcagacagaatgacagacggGACAAAAATGATATGCCCTTCGATCTCGAGGGGcataaaaacacacacacaaaactaaagactatatataaaaaaaaaaattgcaaatattATTAGTATTGAAAATGGCTGACTAGAATTCTCCAGAAAGGCCAACATGGCCTATGAATTTTTCGTTTTTCGGTCATTACGCATATATGCTGTAACAGTGCTTAAATATAGCAACACCACTGTAATTGACTTTGTGATTGAATTTTGCTGAGCTTATTCTGACCTATAACCAAGATAACAGAATTGGGAGGACATTCATTGAGTCCTTTAGTGCCTcattcagagaaattattgaaaTACAGATGAAAAAGTACTTTATGAGTTTGAATGAGCGctaaaagaaattaaaaatttatttttattcaatgggTTTATTTTTAGTGTATTTATGTCTTTTAGGAAATAATTTGATCAATTGATATATACAAGAAATGTTTAAAAGTTTCAGCACATATATAAATTTTAACATAAGTTTTATGTATAAAAATTGCCAGTTTAATGTTTAATTTAACATTAATATGCATTTATCATTTAAGAGATAGGGCAAATTAATACATTCGAGAGGAGTCGAACCTCTGAACCATAGATATTGTGGACCTCCAAGgaaatgtgggttttttttttgttttttttttttgtttttttttttttttgctcttaatttttttttgattcTTTACTCTTTTTAGGATGCCATGTAGCTTAAAGATCCCAGCTCTATTGAGACACGTGGATCTTTTTAATTGTAAttattatttgaattaaatgcaCATCTTATGTTGTAgtgcaaaaaatgaaaaacacaaTTGTTTTATGTTTGTGATCATGAATAgaacttttaaacattttgttgaCATTCATTGTCCATTCCAGCTCTTTAGAGACAAGTGAATGAAGAAACCATATGAGAAATTAAATGGTATGGATGTATTATGAacaaaagaaaatgataattgGGTAATATACTAACTTTGCTACAACATATTGATATATTCATATAGTCTTGATGACAGGAATATGAATGAAGAGGAAATGGAAATTAAGGTAACTTCATACTTGCATGATCATCTGATAGTTTAATATgtgtattttttcaatttattttagtTATaactcaaatatgaaataaaatatataggtcatcaaaCCTTTTAAAATGCAAGGCATACTttatacaaaatcatatatcaatgtcagaaaaattgcaattttacttTAACAGCATCgttaatattttacaaaaactggttaaaacaatATGATAGTATTCATTAATAATACCACGAAATTGTTTCTTTACAAAAGTATTCACAATTTCTTTTagaaaataaggaaaatatgttgcataatgaacttgacaaagtattcaatgaaaacagaatTATTGCCctttgattcaataattttaagCAGGTTTTCTAAAAGCTCATGATATCACAGGAGGATGGAATCAGTTTAAtagattaaatatttttttagatATACCGGTATGTTTATGAAGATAAATGTTCAATCTAGCTTTATTGagacatttgaatgaaaatatgaactTGTAGATAAATATTGACTAGTCAGTCTTCAATTTTTTTAGCACATGATGGTGCAAATAAGTCCTGGGACTGTTCATCAGCCTTAGAATCTGTATCGGAATTTTTTTCCCTCTTCATTCATTCCTTTGTCATCAAGACTATTTGTGAGGTAACTTGACAAAACAGATTGTGATTTGTTGAGTTCCTCTTGAATGTctgatttttctttctttagtttTGTAGTTTCTGTTTTGTATGCAGCTAATTTCTTATTTTCTTTGtgaagttttttgttttcgtcttttaaatttttcatttctttttctatCATATTGAGTTTAATTTTGATCGATTTACAAGACGCTTTACTTTTTCtagaaactttttcaatatctttttcTCCCTCTGTACTGTTTCCACTTTTAATTTTATGAAGACCTCCCAATATTTGAAGCTCGATTGTTTCTAAAATTTCCACAGATTTTTTTATATCCTTCGTTTTGTgctgaaaaatatgaataaacaaaACAGTTTAATTACAGTGTTGCAAATCGCACATTTCTCAAACCACATACTTTGTGACGTACACCAAGGCCCTGTAAtgaatgtttgttttaaaaacaattgattaCAAGTGATAGGGTGAAATTTCGCAGGAAAATTATGCATTTAGAATAATTTGCATGGTGTTTTGCAATGATAGGCCaaattgcaaaaacaaaatgatatttctAACTATTGCAAATAAGTGATTTATGAAGTGCGTCTTCAAATTGGGATAAATTCAGTGTTGTAATCAAGGAAAAATAACTCttgaatttaaaaagaaaaaaatatttttcaaaaagcttGTATTGTGGAAACAAAATTCCATTAAAATCCAAAATGAACCAACATTAATTCTCACTATGAAaattcagtatacatgtattagcattTTAGATTAAGAAATTGATCTAtaaatttccattcattagaaataaaactaataatttaaattatcaaaacaaaatatataagtCAGCAGACTCATCACTTTTTATAAGATgagagacatacataaacatcatataacaacatcagaaaatttcaatttacCTTTCATAGCattaatatcaaaatttcacaaaaacagtttataacaatgtaatgatatacataaaaatttcattaaggatgtatgcaaggttaaagttttcaaaaagtaggtcaaactccctTGTCAAGATCACAGGGTCAAGTATTTTGGTACCCACGgtaaggtcttgtcacaaggaatactcatgtgaaatatcaaagctctaactcttactgttcaaaagtaaaaagcaagattaaagttttcaaaaattaggacaaactccaaggtcaaggtcacatgatcaaaagtattggtacccacagaaaagtcttgtcacaaggaatactcatgtcaaatatcaaagctctagcactataatgttcaaaagttatttgcaaggttgaagttttttaaaagtggGACACACTCCagggtcacagggtcaaaagtATTTGTACCCACAGAaaagttttgtcacaaggaatactcatgtgaaatatcaaagattagcacttactgttcaaaagttattagtaaggttaaagttttcaagaagtaggtcaaactacaaggtcaaggtcaaagggtcaaaattgttggtacccacggaaaggtcctGTCACAAATAATTctctctagcacttactgttcaaaagttattagcaaggttaaagtttcagaaagaatgacggaatgacagacatttaggacaaaaacaatacccccccccccctccgccTCCCCTGATcttcttcgatctcaggggcattcAAATTTATAACTCCTGCTGGACTAGAACATGCGATCTACTATTCTGCAGTTGACGGCTCAGCTAGACAatgattttagaaatgaatagacaaatattgctgaaatttatattttcatccatgttttaaaaggaagtcagccattacgACAATGCAGAGTACCTCTTTAGAAAATATCTGTAAAAATAACCATGATAACTCTGTTCACATTATACAAAAATCTAAAtatatcattgattttgcaaaatctgattaTATCACATGAAGATGGAATTAGTTTAAGTTGTACTTGATACAGATTATACAGAATTCTGAATTTAAAGCCTAAAGTCTTAATATTTCCATGATCTTTTTGGTTCTTCATCTGAGTCCTCTGATTCCCCAGCATCTTCCCACTTTTTTATGTTGGCATGTATAGctttttcaaacataattttgatttttttgttaaGTTGGTCTGTGGGATGTATTCCATCTGCTAATTTGAAGTAGTGGTATCGTTTTCTTGTCCCCGCCCTCTTTACAGGTACATTTATCTCAATTGTCGAGTGTAAGTATGGGGTGGTGTAATTTGAGAGCGAGTTAATTCTGATGATGTTTCTGTTGATTTCttgaatgtttttattaatagtGTCTTGCATTTCTTTATATTTTTCAGTGAATTTAAGATGTGTTGTTTTTCCTTGTTGTTGTCGAGTTTCATTCcatttttgaatatttattgttGGAATCGTtgtaaaaattatctttttgTTTTGCTCAACGAGTTCCTTCATCTTCTCTACCTCCTGAATGAATTTTAGAATTGAGAAATTGGGTTTTGCAAGCAATTCTTGATATTGTCCTTCTTTTTTGAAGTTGGTAAAATCATTAATTCCAGCATAGATATAGATAAATGATCCTGGATGGtttttttgaaaagttgtatGCATGTTGAAGAATTGGACCCATGCATTCTCCTGGATAAGTCTTGATACAgacattatcaattttcaaattcttgCCTCTGCTGTCAGCAAAAAtgtaatttgaattttgaaactCCATATCTGTAATAAAATGTGACACCTTTCATGCAGGAGTACATTTAAGCAACCTGATATGAAAGTAAATGACAGCTAGGTCTCAACAAATATTCATGTCTTTTAGGGAGTTGCAGTAATATGACCCCCTGGTTGTTTTGGGGATTAGAGAGAGATTACATTTCTAGGTCACCTGATTTGCATATTGCTATTGGGATGTCTATAGTCAACCATTGTCATTTATCTGTTGTCCGTTTACTTTTTAACACTTTTAACTTCTCGAAAACTACTTGGCCAATTTTGGTATATAGCATCAagggttaaagtttttcagTAATCTAGACTACTTAAAGCAAATAAACTTAATGCATTATATGTGCATAAGAAAAAGGCCATACATATATGACaattttttgacattttgaatttttagctcatctatttttttttagttttaccTATTTTATAAGGTCggtctttcatatcttgtacatatatatattattgcaagacattatatttcatatcatgacctttgaactttgacctgcttttaagaaaacataacccataaaatgtattcataagtATTCTAGGTGTGGctatcatattttgtgtataaatcCATTATGGCAAGATCTTGTGACGCAATGgcatttgatattttgactATTCATGGTAAAATGGAATCGATtaaaataatcttttaaaattcacaacagctgaacaatagCAGGGCCTAGATGACACAGGTGAGCAAtatgacccatgggcctcttgtttacagATTACATGGTTAGCAGAACTTtgtcaaatatgaaatttcatggctatatttcatttctaaGCATTTTTACCTCATATTAACGAATGGTACCTCAACCCATGAATCATCACGTCATGCTATTTTTCACTGCATTTCTAAAACTTTTCATTGTGAAAGTGCAAATAATTCTTATTATGCCCCCATTCAAAGAagtatgtgttttacaaacatctgtTGTTGTATTATATTTCCTTGGACTAAAATATCGCTTTTGCATTGGTTTAATTATGCTATATAAATGCCGTTTATATAACTATGTCTGATTGATATATGTGATAGTTGACAATATGGCGTAATCATAACCGAATCAACcgtgtttatatttcaattcATACATATCCCTTGCCACGGGCCTCATCAACTGTAAACGGAAAGTTAAAAGGTATCAGACACCATCTTGTACCTTGCCATGACTGtctatggatatatatatatatatatatatatatatatatagataatagaACAGTAAAAAAAAGTAGCATGTCATCATTCATTAGTTGAGGTATCAAtcattaaaatgaataaaaaaatgcATAGAAATAAAGTATAGCGAAGCCAAGCCGTCTAtgagatatatataaaaaacgtcgctatgttactaaatgtaaagcttctgaagatttgaaatgaaagcgctaaagctttactaaacgtcttcgtgtttcatttttattttttacctatatatatatatatatatatatatatatatatatataaatatagatatatatatattgagttgatcaatctcatagacGGCTTGGCTTCGCTATACTTTATTTCTATGCactttttttattcattttaatgaTTGATACCTCAACTAATGAATGATGACATGCTACTTTTTTACTGTTCAAGTGTCAATAATTTTGTAATGTCATCTGTAGAGTCTAATAGAATCCTATGGAAAGTTTTTCTTCTTCTGGTATtgacagaaaggatgtcttgGGTGAATTAGAATATGAGTAATAATCATATTTGATAAAGTTTCAGTAAATTTATTGtacaattatacaatacattccaaaatgtatgtgataaacatgtaGTTTGAAaatttgtgggggggggggggcagtaaatttcactgtgggccagtaaatttAGACAGTTTACTGCATGGTACtactggccagcaagttttaaatgttttcgtgaagactgatCCATTAACTTGTACGTCTATTTTATGGTTTTATGCAAAAATAAATTACATACCACGGATTTGCACCAAATTATAACCAAAAAATGGACACTATGTAAATTTAGCATTGCACTCTGGGGTAGGTTTTAAGAATGCTTtaaacaggtccagtccaaagactatttctacctacatagctacttatagctacctaggtatttaaacctagtTCAGGTaactatttttacctactttttcctacacttgcatttcgtggccaaacgcaggaacggcgcaatatggtgtgtaccaaattccttgattcacttacactgacgatgaataccacaaacatattggacaaaaaagattactttctaacctttcaaatttgcatcaataactacacccagttccattttctaaCTACAAAATCATATCATGAATGAATGCATATTAAATACTACAATGTATCAATTCATACAGCGGataattgcattaaaaaaaattaaatgtgtaGTAGGGATAGTCACATATTACTAAAACTGCAtgctttataatttcattttattccaaGCTTCTCTATTAAGAGAAAACTTATAATTCtaagaaaaaatttcaaacattacCTTTCAGTAGAAGAGTCTTTGGAAAGAATGATTCAGTTTGGTTTGGAGAATAGTGTTCACTTGGGTCTCCCAGAAGTTCTTTATTCATCAGATGAAAAGTGTTCACTTGTAGATAGTGgatgtggagagagagagagagagagagagagagagattttgagtttttatttttaaagtttgaacTTGTTGGACCGTGGGgaatgtgagcttgctcacttttgctttctttcatttaaacagtttttgaacaaatattgatcatatatTACAATAGTAAGTAATAAGGAAATacctttcagacaaaggtcaatCAAGGTCATTTAGTAAAGGTCCATGTCACTCAACATACACCTTATGTATGAAAAAGAAACCTtcattattttaacaatatttcaacaattattgatcattgttcgagtcaatttttcatatgaagtagtacAGTGATTGGATGCATTTTGGGGAGTATCCATCAGTTTTATTGAAATTCTTGTGTTGTTCTCCTAATGGAGTATATAATTTGTTACTCTTTCTttttgtgaaattgataaataatCTGTCTGTCATTaaacgtagttccaccctcctgtgacgtcatacgaTTTCggaaaatcaatgatttatgcatgacagaaTTATAAATTCtattggagtctttttcaattgttattgtaaaaaatcttgttaaccataaaatatttcaaaagtctaagttagatatataaataatcaatatgtttaaaaatattgaatccaagggtaATCACTTTGTTTTCATAGAATCCTATATTAAGTCTATTAtacga is part of the Ostrea edulis chromosome 2, xbOstEdul1.1, whole genome shotgun sequence genome and harbors:
- the LOC130051456 gene encoding kinesin-related protein 4-like; translation: MDFNLTIYLGSDDININDDDEDDDDDDDEDDNDEALRGLPFNTCLQPINDLHLSKNQDIFSIAPGEGQIPVDMHKTKDIKKSVEILETIELQILGGLHKIKSGNSTEGEKDIEKVSRKSKASCKSIKIKLNMIEKEMKNLKDENKKLHKENKKLAAYKTETTKLKKEKSDIQEELNKSQSVLSSYLTNSLDDKGMNEEGKKFRYRF